TACAGATATAAAAATCATTTGAGCTTCATCAATAGCTTTATCAACATCAGTAGAGAAAAATAAGTTTCGTCCTCGAGCCTTTTCTACTACTTCACTTAAACCTGGCTCATAAATTGGCAATTTGTGTAAATCAGAATCATTCCAGTCTTTAATACGTTGCACATTTAAATCAACTACTGTAACTTTAATATGTGGATTCTTTAAAGCGATGACCGCCATTGTAGGACCTCCTACATAACCAGCTCCAATACAACAAATATTTTCTATCATTTACTCTTTTTAAGTTTATTTATTTAACAACCAACTTGAAGATTGAATTTTATCACCCATACCATCTACAAGTAAAATATTCAGTTCTTCACATATATTTTTTTCTGGAATTGTATCATTGTTTTGATCACCGCCATTAGCAAACATTAAATCATAAGAGTCAGATGAAAGATCATGAATTTTAGCTATTGTTTGAATCACGGTTCGATCTTTATCAATTGATAAAAAACATTCATCAACAACTTTAAGATTTTCAATAATAAACAGACGTTCATCTTCCAATTGAAATTCTTTAGACTCTTTTAACTGTCTTTGCACATCATTATTTACTATTACAAACAATTTGTCTGCTTGAGATTTTGCATTGTTAAAATACTCGATGTGTCCTTTATGTAAAGGATTAAAATAACCGCTTACGATTACTGCCTTAGGTTTACTCATTTCAAATTAAAAATTAATTCTATTCTGTTTATTATTATTATTATTATTATTAAGCATAGCCCGTTATTACTATACATAGCTTGTTTTCAATATTTTATAGTATTTCAAATAATAGCCCCCGTGTAGAACTGATTCATGATATTAATGCCTTTACTACTCATTAAGAACAACATCATATCACAGGCACGGATATCAAACGTTATAAATGGCGTTGTTCTTTAGTCTTCAAAATAACCATAAACATCAGAACTACATGAATAACATAATTGTCCAGCTCCCTTTATATAATTAACCCGCTCATTAATTGGAGTATTCGTAGGATATAATGTTTCGCTACCACATAGTACACAAACATCATTAGCTAGATTGGACATGCTTTTTTTATTACTTAAGAAGCATTCATAGTCTTAGAAGAGTTTGACTTCCCTTTACTTTTCTCAATTTCTTTTTGTGCTATTTGATTTCTTAGTAGAGTAGAAGAGAAACGATGTTCTCTCTTATTGAAATATAATATTATACCATTTTCACGGCAATAATCACTGCCAGTAAAGTTTTTATCTTTATACTCATCTCCTACAATACGAATATCAATTTTAAAACTCTGTAGTATATCTAATAAGTC
The genomic region above belongs to Mariniflexile litorale and contains:
- a CDS encoding adenylyltransferase/cytidyltransferase family protein, whose protein sequence is MSKPKAVIVSGYFNPLHKGHIEYFNNAKSQADKLFVIVNNDVQRQLKESKEFQLEDERLFIIENLKVVDECFLSIDKDRTVIQTIAKIHDLSSDSYDLMFANGGDQNNDTIPEKNICEELNILLVDGMGDKIQSSSWLLNK
- a CDS encoding adenylyltransferase/cytidyltransferase family protein; the encoded protein is MRIGITFSAFDLLHSGHIKMLEEAKIQCDYLIVGLQTDPTVDRPEKNKPIQTVVERYIQLKGCKYIDEIIPYATEQDLLDILQSFKIDIRIVGDEYKDKNFTGSDYCRENGIILYFNKREHRFSSTLLRNQIAQKEIEKSKGKSNSSKTMNAS